The following proteins come from a genomic window of Streptomyces liliiviolaceus:
- a CDS encoding GntR family transcriptional regulator codes for MPPKNTQPKYRQIADYLREGILNGTYPAGQPLPSEESLAKQFGVTRPTVRQGLTELRASGLVEAIMGRGTFARSPHGRPSHTRPRGVRRTTDGRYAEADGLRWTDAEPPVATRTDAPLALADLLRIPPGEPMFTYDALQTADQGHLRQLHRTYVPFSVLLDTMYEEEAPPPAPDLYNALAELGHELHFTEYIRTRMPLPDQAQALRLSDGVPLLHVLRVTLTETDNPLALEEFHLPGDELELSFRL; via the coding sequence ATGCCGCCGAAGAACACGCAGCCGAAGTACCGGCAGATCGCCGACTACCTGCGCGAAGGCATCCTGAACGGCACCTACCCGGCCGGCCAACCGCTCCCGTCCGAGGAGTCGTTGGCGAAGCAGTTCGGGGTGACGCGCCCAACGGTGCGCCAAGGACTCACAGAACTCCGGGCGTCGGGTCTAGTCGAGGCCATCATGGGCCGCGGTACGTTCGCCCGCTCCCCCCACGGCCGCCCCAGCCACACACGCCCGCGCGGCGTACGCCGGACCACGGACGGCCGCTACGCCGAAGCCGACGGCCTCCGCTGGACGGACGCCGAGCCCCCCGTAGCCACCCGCACCGACGCCCCGTTGGCCCTGGCGGATCTGCTCCGCATCCCGCCGGGCGAGCCGATGTTCACGTACGACGCCCTACAGACCGCGGACCAGGGCCACTTGCGCCAGCTCCACCGGACGTACGTGCCGTTCTCGGTGCTTCTCGACACTATGTACGAGGAGGAGGCCCCGCCGCCGGCACCGGACCTCTACAACGCGCTCGCCGAGCTGGGCCACGAACTCCACTTCACGGAGTACATCCGCACACGCATGCCCTTGCCGGACCAGGCTCAGGCCCTCCGGCTCTCGGACGGAGTTCCGCTTCTACACGTCCTCCGAGTGACGCTCACGGAGACAGATAATCCCTTGGCATTGGAGGAGTTCCACTTGCCGGGCGATGAGTTGGAGCTCTCGTTCAGGCTGTAG
- a CDS encoding Scr1 family TA system antitoxin-like transcriptional regulator: protein MIRIEAGTVDVSVTNLRAPFRTWVTQDFATYLGYESSAAILRNFEPTLVPGPVQTEDYESWVALHRALASGFPRMAPKASRTRA from the coding sequence GTGATTCGCATCGAGGCTGGCACCGTCGACGTGTCTGTCACCAACCTGCGGGCGCCCTTCCGCACGTGGGTCACACAGGATTTCGCGACGTATCTCGGATACGAAAGTTCCGCCGCGATCCTCCGGAACTTCGAACCCACTCTCGTTCCAGGGCCTGTGCAGACTGAGGACTACGAGAGTTGGGTGGCATTACACAGAGCGCTGGCCAGCGGCTTTCCACGAATGGCACCCAAGGCATCACGGACCCGCGCGTGA
- a CDS encoding DUF4760 domain-containing protein, with protein MEIAALVVSVMALGVSVLVSVRQLRLAEHTNTLPVLVDLFREHRSMRLARAREVVFEQLPEWDLAAGMEGLPEAERNLIRELAWFYDNLGALVTHGVVDIEPVSGYLGGSVISVWERMEPLVRVERAKRAQNALPDPNRWQEYFENLYHLVRTMPPPQARAQSHLWRLPHS; from the coding sequence GTGGAGATTGCGGCTTTGGTGGTATCGGTGATGGCGCTGGGTGTCTCCGTCCTCGTGTCCGTTCGGCAGCTGCGGCTGGCGGAACATACGAACACGCTGCCGGTTCTGGTAGATCTCTTCCGCGAACATCGCAGCATGCGCCTGGCCAGGGCCCGGGAGGTCGTGTTCGAGCAGCTGCCAGAATGGGATTTGGCCGCCGGAATGGAGGGGCTGCCGGAGGCCGAGCGGAATCTGATACGTGAACTGGCCTGGTTTTACGACAACCTGGGTGCTCTGGTCACACACGGTGTTGTCGACATCGAACCCGTTTCCGGCTACCTCGGTGGATCCGTGATCTCGGTGTGGGAACGCATGGAGCCGCTGGTACGGGTGGAGCGAGCCAAGCGGGCACAGAACGCTCTTCCAGATCCAAATCGCTGGCAAGAGTACTTTGAGAACCTCTATCACCTGGTGCGCACGATGCCGCCGCCTCAAGCCCGAGCGCAGTCCCATCTGTGGCGACTCCCTCACTCCTGA